CAGCAAGGCACCTTATATTTTGCGATGACTTTAGCCAATTCTCTATCCTTCTTTAATCCCCATACATCATTAACCATACTAGCCCCTGCTCTTATTGCCATTTCTGCTACTGAAGCCTTCCAAGTATCAATCGAAATAGGCACATGAAGTTCCTTACTAAGGGCCTCAATAATGGGTATAACTCTATAAAGCTCTTCTTCTGCAGTTACTTGTTTATGTCCTGGTCTTGTAGATTCGCCTCCAATGTCGATAATGTCCGCACCCTCTTTAACCATTTTCTTTGCTCGTTCAACTGCAGCATCTATAGTAATAAATAATCCACCATCAGAAAATGAATCTGGTGTAATATTTAAAATTCCCATAATATAGGTTCTTTTTCCTATGATAAATTCTTTCGTTCCAATGTTCAATTTTCATCACCTCTTACTTTTTAATAAACGATCTGGATATTCTTTTTTTCATCAGACCAATCACATAAATGAATCATCTTACAATCATAACATTTTCTTGAAAGCTTATCAGCAACGTATAAAATACCTGAAAGACTTTGAGCACCTTCTACAGAAGGATCTCTATGAGATAGAATCGCTAATTTCATTGACTCAATTTCCTCATCCTGATAACCTGCATCAATAAATAGTTGAGTACAAAATGCTGCACTTGCAAGCTCATGAGAAATACCCTTCTCATACTGTTGCCATTTACCAATGTCATGTAATAAGGCCGCACCATAAATGATATCCTTCGGAATTCTCAAACTATTCTCTAGACTTATGATATATCCAATCCTTGCAGTATCTAAGAAATGAGTTAAATCATGAGTACAAAATGAGCGATTTACTTCATGACCTGCAATTTTATTTATATAATCTCGGTATATTGGATGATTTAGGAGTTTATTAATTCTCTGATTCACAATTATTTACCTCCAAAAATTTCCTGTATTCTATTTGAATCTCATTAACAATAGCGCTCGTATTGACTTGAGCGTCTTCTATTTGAACGACTTTCATAATACCCACTAGGCTATTCGTTACGAACACT
This genomic interval from Firmicutes bacterium HGW-Firmicutes-1 contains the following:
- the folP gene encoding dihydropteroate synthase translates to MNIGTKEFIIGKRTYIMGILNITPDSFSDGGLFITIDAAVERAKKMVKEGADIIDIGGESTRPGHKQVTAEEELYRVIPIIEALSKELHVPISIDTWKASVAEMAIRAGASMVNDVWGLKKDRELAKVIAKYKVPCCIMHNRDQSEYKNLINDIKLDLNESILLAKSAGITQENMILDPGIGFAKTLEHNIEVMRCLDLFQDMGYPLLLGTSRKSMIGLTLDLPVNERLEGTLATTAIGIMKGIEFIRVHDVLENKRTAMMVDAIIRNSEAK